A window from Cryptomeria japonica chromosome 1, Sugi_1.0, whole genome shotgun sequence encodes these proteins:
- the LOC131063200 gene encoding GDSL esterase/lipase At2g42990-like: MKSRAESLVLLSVFFSLIITIAQKCDYILFVRGQKVPAIFMFGDSYGDTGNNDFIITTIASDFLPYGRDFEDRIPTGRFSNGKLISDYFVEGLGIKELLPPYLDPNLEPQDLLTGVCFGSSGTGLDNLTAQISNVIPVWKQIEYFKEYRNRIAGLVGEEEAATIIRNAIVFITIGTNDFILNYFTLPTRPLQFTIQEYTDFLLNIYTVCIKELYNLGATRFALINVPPLGCLPIERTLRSLSNRGACDEQINKAASGFNSGLNAMIDGLKSTFPRLQIVSLDYNNLISEFIANPSKYGLEVIARGCCGTGTLETSFICNELSPFTCPDASKYLFFDSVHFTQKAYQIISNTFLTRDVPQVL; the protein is encoded by the exons ATGAAATCAAGGGCAGAATCTCTCGTTTTGCTCTCTGTATTTTTCAGTTTGATCATCACAATAGCTCAGAAATGTGATTACATTTTGTTTGTAAGAGGACAGAAAGTGCCTGCTATTTTTATGTTTGGGGACTCTTATGGAGATACAGGGAATAATGATTTCATAATTACGACAATTGCTAGTGATTTCCTTCCATATGGAAGAGATTTCGAAGATCGCATTCCCACAGGAAGGTTCTCCAATGGAAAACTCATCTCTGACTACTTTG TTGAAGGACTTGGAATCAAGGaactgttgcccccatatttggatCCAAACCTCGAGCCCCAAGACTTGCTAACTGGTGTCTGTTTTGGATCCTCTGGCACAGGCTTAGACAATCTCACTGCCCAAATAAGT AATGTGATACCAGTTTGGAAACAAATTGAGTATTTTAAAGAGTATAGAAACAGAATAGCAGGATTGGTGGGTGAAGAAGAGGCCGCCACCATAATCAGAAATGCAATAGTTTTCATTACAATAGGCACCAATGACTTCATTCTCAACTACTTCACACTCCCAACTCGTCCACTTCAGTTTACTATTCAAGAGTATACAGATTTTCTCTTGAATATATACACAGTTTGTATCAAG GAATTATACAATCTGGGTGCCACTAGATTTGCTTTGATTAATGTTCCACCATTGGGATGTTTACCAATAGAGAGAACACTTAGAAGCCTTTCGAATAGGGGAGCATGTGATGAACAGATAAACAAGGCTGCATCTGGATTCAATTCGGGATTAAATGCCATGATTGATGGACTCAAATCTACTTTTCCTAGGCTTCAAATTGTCTCTCTGGATTATAACAATCTAATTTCCGAGTTCATTGCAAATCCTAGCAAATATG GTTTGGAGGTGATTGCAAGGGGTTGCTGTGGGACGGGCACACTAGAAACTTCCTTCATATGCAATGAATTGAGTCCCTTTACATGTCCTGATGCTTCCAAATATCTCTTCTTTGATTCCGTGCACTTTACTCAGAAGGcatatcaaatcatttctaatacATTTTTAACCAGAGATGTTCCTCAAGTTCTTTGA